A single window of Nyctibius grandis isolate bNycGra1 chromosome 16, bNycGra1.pri, whole genome shotgun sequence DNA harbors:
- the C8G gene encoding complement component C8 gamma chain has protein sequence MAALGTLLLLGLLLTAPPALGQRPGRRRRPPPPQSPLEAVGAQEGLSLPQLAGRWVLVGMASRCGYLAEHSHRLEATAVMVTVPDGQSLAISTFRKLDGTCWEIRQRYRPAGSLGRFVLKGRGYGSKVDVVVGETDPGTYAILYYQKGRSITVKLYGRSSRVSDAVVDKFEQSVRAVGLSEDVTYYFPTYGFCDSADEFHILDETQP, from the exons ATGGCGGCCCTGGGCACCCTCCTGCTCCTCGGTCTGCTCCTCACGGCCCCGCCGGCGCTGGGGCAGCGGCCAGGGCGGCGACGGCGGCCGCCGCCTCCCCAGAGCCCGCTGGAGGCGGTGGGGGCTCAGGAGGGGCTGAGCCTCCCCCAG CTCGCAGGGAGGTGGGTCCTGGTCGGCATGGCCTCCCGCTGCGGCTACCTGGCGGAGCACAGCCACCGGCTGGAGGCCACGGCGGTGATGGTGACCGTCCCCGACGGGCAGAGCCTGGCCATCAGCACCTTCAGGAAGCT GGACGGGACGTGCTGGGAAATCAGGCAGCGCTACCGCCCTGCCGGGTCCCTGGGACGCTTCGTCCTGAAGG GCCGTGGGTACGGCAGCAAGGTGGATGTGGTGGTGGGCGAGACGGACCCCGGCACCTACGCCATCCTCTACTACCAGAAGGGCCGGAGCATCACTGTCAAGCTCTACG GACGGAGCAGCCGCGTCAGTGACGCCGTCGTGGACAAGTTCGAGCAGAGCGtcagggctgtggggctgagcGAAGACGTCACCTACTACTTCCCCACATACG GGTTTTGCGACTCCGCAGATGAGTTTCACATCCTCGACG